In the genome of Planctomyces sp. SH-PL62, the window GATGGAGCAATTCTTCCCCTGCCTGGCCGCTGGGGGCCTGGTCACCCTGGTGATCGTGCGATCGGCGCCGGCCCTGATCTGGATCCTGCCGGGCCTCTGGCAGGTGTTCTACAGCCTGGGGATCTTCGCGACGTCGCGTCTGCTGCCGCGGCCGATGTCCACCGTCGCCGTCTTCTACGCGGCCTGCGGGCTGACCACCCTGGCGACCTCTCAGGGCGAGTGGGCGCTGAGCCCGCTGGCGATGGGCCTGCCGTTCGGCCTGGGGCAGTTCCTGGCCGCCGCGGTTCTCTACAGGACCCTGGAGCGCGACCATGACTGGGCCTGATCCCAAGCCCGACGAGCCTTCCGGCCGCTTCGCCTATGAGGGGCTGGAGCGGATCTTCCACGAGAAGGCCCGCCTGGGAATCATGACCTCGCTGGTGACCCATCCGCAGGGCCTGGTGTTCGCCGACCTGAAGGGGCTCTGCCAGCTCACCGACGGCAACCTCAGCCGGCACCTCCAGATCCTCCACGAAGCGGGGTTCGTCGAAATCTGGAAGGGCTTTCACAAGAAACGTCCCCAGACCCTCTGCCGGGTCACGGACGAGGGCCGCCAGCGTTTCCTGGAATACATCAACGTCCTGGAGACCGTCGTTCAGGACGCCCTCAAGGCCTCCAGCGGCTCCGCCCCGAATCCCAACCTGGCCGAGGGTTGGTCGCCGATTTAACGACCTGGACGGACCTGTTCGATCCCCCTGTACTTGGACCGTGGAGCGGAGAAGCCATGCCCGAAGAATTGTGGCGGCCTTCGCTCGACCTTTCGCTGCACCGGAACCGGAACCATCCCGAGGTTCGGCTGGT includes:
- a CDS encoding winged helix-turn-helix domain-containing protein; its protein translation is MTGPDPKPDEPSGRFAYEGLERIFHEKARLGIMTSLVTHPQGLVFADLKGLCQLTDGNLSRHLQILHEAGFVEIWKGFHKKRPQTLCRVTDEGRQRFLEYINVLETVVQDALKASSGSAPNPNLAEGWSPI